One window of Papaver somniferum cultivar HN1 chromosome 9, ASM357369v1, whole genome shotgun sequence genomic DNA carries:
- the LOC113311912 gene encoding uncharacterized protein LOC113311912 yields the protein MTEIKQLKARQGGGRLEEVMREAITTPLIAYLARAIIPQKCPIPAFECYDGSNDPASHLRYYNRTMARWERDDVVLCKYFPSSLKGSALSWFNNLPPNSIDSYNRLTEVFLETYIYAGMDKLFSLAVGPTETIREYTDMWHKICQAIGNVNPVVSINCYKWGLDRMSPLFVEIHQSNPITEGDLRVIIEKHARLEEIRRENPTAQMQEYNRPNSVEQASGSKRMNSTERFNEDKQGRREDYRHNDQKFEDQVNTKLNTSYVHILREIKGQANFECQRSKGKQPSRSEKLRDYCDYHCFNGHQTEKCKNLKIMIQKLIDAGELKEYVQKPDAQERNNRSKQVHFPENDRTINTISCSEPIGSSSTGQIGKRLRKQFEYYCELYKIDGKEVDEYEEWMNVSLTFSTDDVEEDMEDRNNPLVLTLPVSGWNIKKILIDGGSLVNVLFYDTFKRMKLNDEQLMSSYYTIYGFNRASTKPLGDIVLEVKAVRMKVSTRFSVVDAPSPYNAIIGRRWVHKLNGVAATYH from the coding sequence ATGACAGAGATCAAGCAGTTGAAAGCAAGGCAAGGAGGAGGAAGATTGGAGGAAGTAATGAGAGAAGCCATTACCACTCCATTGATAGCATATCTAGCAAGAGCAATCATCCCCCAAAAATGCCCCATCCCTGCATTCGAATGCTACGATGGCTCCAACGACCCAGCATCTCACCTTCGTTATTACAATCGAACAATGGCCCGATGGGAAAGGGATGATGTAGTTCTGTGCAAATATTTTCCTTCAAGTCTGAAAGGATCAGCACTGTCATGGTTCAATAACTTACCTCCTAACTCCATCGACTCTTACAACCGGCTCACCGAGGTATTTTTAGAGACCTACATATACGCAGGTATGGATAAGCTATTTTCGCTAGCGGTCGGACCGACGGAAACCATAAGGGAATATACGGACATGTGGCATAAGATTTGTCAGGCAATAGGGAACGTCAACCCAGTAgtcagcatcaactgctacaagtggggattggaTAGAATGAGTCCTTTATTTGTCGAGATTCATCAGAGTAACCCCAtaaccgaaggagatctccgcGTAATCATTGAAAAACACGCCAGATTGGAAGAGATCCGGCGAGAGAATCCAACAGCGCAGATGCAGGAGTACAATCGACCAAACTCAGTGGAACAAGCCAGCGGGTCAAAGAGGATGAACTCTACCGAGCGTTTCAACGAAGATAAGCAAGGACGAAGAGAAGATTATCGGCACAACGAtcaaaaatttgaagatcaagtcaATACGAAGCTTAACACGAGTTATGTTCATATTTTAAGAGAAATTAAAGGCCAGGCCAACTTCGAATGTCAACGGTCAAAGGGAAAGCAACCATCAAGATCTGAAAAGTTAAGAGACTATTGTGATTaccactgcttcaacggacatCAGACAGAAAAATGTAAGAATTTGaagataatgatccaaaaacttaTTGACGCTGGAGAACTCAAGGAGTACGTCCAAAAACCAGATGCACAGGAAAGGAACAACCGAAGTAAGCAAGTACATTTTCCGGAGAATGACCGAACAATTAACACAATTTCCTGCTCCGAGCCTATTGGGTCATCGTCAACAGGGCAGATTGGcaaaagattgaggaaacaattTGAGTATTACTGTGAGTTATACAAGATCGATGGGAAGGAAGTCGATGAGTACGAGGAATGGATGAACGTGTCGCTAACGTTTTCCACCGATGATGTAGAAGAGGATATGGAAGATCGTAACAATCCTTTAGTGCTCACATTACCCGTCTCAGGATGGAACATAAAGAAGATCTTGATCGACGGAGGGAGTTTAGTGAACGTCCTGTTCTATGataccttcaaacggatgaagctaaATGATGAACAACTGATGTCTTCGTACTACACCATCTATGGATTCAATAGAGCATCTACGAAGCCTCTGGGGGACATCGTTCTAGAAGTCAAGGCAGTACGAATGAAAGTAAGTACCAGATTCAGTGTAGTTGATGCACCgtcaccttacaacgccatcatcggacGACGATGGGTGCATAAACTCAATGGAGTAGCGGCAACATACCACTAA